The Anopheles gambiae chromosome 2, idAnoGambNW_F1_1, whole genome shotgun sequence genomic sequence TGTATCTCGTCACCCTTCCGCCGCACCCAGCTGACCGTTCGCTCGCGCAAATCGTTCACCCGGCAGTGCAGATACACGTCCGCCCCGAGCTGGGTGGTGACGTTCGCGGTCATGTTGGCATCGTCGAAGAACGGGTACGGATCGTGCGTGGTACTTTCGGCCGACTCGTCCTCCTGCTCGTCGTCATCGCTCGGCAGATCGGTGTACGGTACGGAGATTTCCTGCCAAAAGTTGCGCGGCAAACTCATAAACGGACTGCTCGACTGGAGGGCGGAAGATTCTGCAGAGAAACAGGGGGCGAGGGGAAGAATAGAATCAAAATAGAGATTCGTTTCAGAGGAAATACCAATGGAATAAGTCAGGAAAAAACACTCACTCAGCACCGATCCTGACACGCAGTGCAGCAAAAGGTAGATTGCCGCTACTCCATTGGCCGGCAGCTTCATAGCAGCATACTATTTTGTTCGACTCTTTCCCAAGTGTGTCAGTTCGTGTCCTTTTCCCTTTTGGCGGAGGCTTCTCGGACCTTTCTCGTCACTTTTGCTTTTTCCAATGTCAGTCGGTGCTGCTGCCCGTGGTCGGTGCTGTCGAACGCCGTTCACATCGCCTACTTTTCCAACACTAGCAGCTCCCGGCGATGGTTTCGATGGTGCATCATCGGCGAAGGGTGGAAAAATATGCTGCAAATGCGTGCGAACCTGTTATTACCCTAGACGGGAAGCGGAGTAGAATCGTTCTCCGACGGTAGGCATTTAGCCGACGGATGCATCCAACCGTGCATATGTAATCAATCGCAAACGGCAACACAAACGGACCCGCGGACGTGCCACAATGCACTAATCAATAATTCCGCAGTGTTGGATTTGATCCACACCAGGACAAGGGGACCGCGACACGCCGTAGGAGCTCGGGAGTGCATTTATTCTCCAGTGGATTAAGCGTGTGCAACGTTTGCCTACCGCAGCATCCACTGGGTCTACTTACCTAAAGCTAGGATGGTTTAGCACAGCATCGTACAGAGCAAATTACGCATTTTCTCTACAGTTGGCCCCGCAGGCAGGCAACACCAGCGAGGAAAGAGTTTCGCTTTGCTTTGGTTGCTTGGACCCGTGATGTTTTCCGGTTTACTTTTTGCCTCGTTTCAccaaatcacacaaacacacacgcacacatttatCGACCCACTGTACTGCTGCGGTTTACCGTTTTTCTTTCACAGAAGCACCGATTTTTTGGCACGACACGAATGTAAATGGTCACCACCCACACTCCTCCCTGCACCGTCCGTCACAGCCACTGCGGTCCGAGCAAGTGTAacatgttgtgtgtttgtgtgtttgtgtgtgtgtgtgtgtgtttctatgcCACCTAGGTTACTCTAGGAGGCCATGAAGGCAGAAAGCATGATGGCGCACTCTTGCTTCAGGGCGCTGCGATGAAAAGACGAAAAAAGGGACGCGCTATCGCCACGCGGgaaaaaacagggaaaaagGCGGACAAGATACACACGCGAAAAACTTGCTGAGCTGTGCACACTACTGCTTACCCCCACTAAGTGGCCCACTGCCTTCCCAGTGTCCTTTCTTTGTGTCCTCGTTCGCCTGCACCTGCATCACTGGGGCCAAACCAAAGAGGAGGGCAACCAGTGGAATACAGGTATTTGACACGTTTTTCtcaccacacaccacagcaCAGTTCCAGCGTGGAATTAAAGCGCTTCTATTGCTATAGATTCTACTATTGGCGTACAGATTCGAGGGGCAGAAATTTGGTTAGAAGCTTTCCgaaggaagaaaaagcaaCACTGCTCTACGCTGCTCGAGATGATGCTGTGAGCAAGTGAGGGCTgcgcgtgtgtctgtgcattgtgcacgtgtgtgttaGTACACTGTACCTGCAGGAAACGAAAGTTCTTCGTGATGGGGGATTAGACGGTAAAAGGGGAGGTGTTGGAAAAGTTTGAGCGCGCTACAAAAGGCCTCCCCAATAATGCTCCCGCGCGAGAGCTTTCCGGTGCCGTGGTCCGGAGCATACACGGGAGCAAGTTTGCAAACCGCCGAGAGCCGCCGAGAACCGTGTACGGCGTGCGGAGTCACACGCATGGAGACGCGCGAATGCGCCGAATCAGTTGCGTGCGGAAAGTGTGCGTGTTCGGCGTGCTGGTGGAGTACTAGATGGGAATGTTTCAAATGTGACCAGTACTCGTTTTACCGTTCTCGGGAGATCAAAAGAACAAATTTGaacataaaaatatgaaaagatGAATTATCAATAATTCTTCAATCGTACACCGAAAACAACATAACCCCCTTTGCATGTACCGCTTAAGTCGTGTAGCGATACAAAAAGGAAAGGCTATTTATATCGGAACAAAGAGCATTGTGCTCCAACAAGCATCGCAAGCATCTCACATCATCAATATCGTCGCCTACTATCTTAGCATGGAGGCATACGTGACAACACCTCTATTTATGTGGCGCAATGCAGCGggacaaaaataaattgcccGCCACTGCTCAGCGGGAGGTTCGGGTCTGGGCACGGTTGGGATCCGGACCATCGGAGCATTAGACTAAAAAATCAGTTCCTCCATCAGAACGGCTCCACCCGGCCGAGGGCAGGTTCATTTAGCGTCAAGTGCTAACCGTGTACGGACATGGTCGGGATGAACGGCCGGTGTATCTAGGTGGGAAGCGCGATTCTCGTTGCAGTCTTACATCGGGGTCAAGCTCAGCAGGATAGGATGATGCAATTGCAGCAACCGGGGCTGGTGGCGGATTGTGTGCAGTTTTTAAACTGTAAGGTGCTTCCTATCGCTgtgatgtgtgttgttttgttaaccttttgtttgtgtgtttgtgtatgtgattGTTTCATTTCTGTTCCTTTAGCCGTTAAACGCTATCTGTGTGAAGAGTGCGAGGATCCAACGGCGAATGATGCAACCCGGAACACCGACGAGCCAGCCGACGAGGAGACGtatttgaatgtgttgcaaaGCAAACGGTCACTTCCCGGTGTACGGGCCCGATTGATAGCGGAATGTGACGGTTTGTTGGAACGGTTGGAAACCGGTGCCGTAAGTACACCGAGTTTGGCTGAACTGAAGCATGTGACGGAGGCGGATGACGCTTACGAAAAGCCACTAAATGATGAGGAGGATGATTCGTACATTGATATGAGTGGAGCGAACACTCTGAAAGCAGCAAACACTAGCTCGTCCAACGTTAGTATGGTTGAGCTAAAGGACGACCTAACCGCAGATCCCGATGAACCAAACGAAGATGAAACAGATGAGGTACCGTTCGGCCAGGTAGAAGAAAACTCTTACGACCTCACCACCGATCAGATCCTGTACGACGAGTGCATGCAAGAGGTTGGCCACGAAGGACAGGAAGTCCTCGCTTCTACACCAACTCCTCGCACACCGACGCCGGAAAATGTAGCGTCCGATAGCCAGTGCCCGTACGGGGGGCTTCCGGCATCGCATCTGCGCCTGCAGCAGTCACCCAAGCACGGCACACTGTTCAAGCAGGAGAAGCGGCTGTTTTTCGACCAGTTCAAGAAGTACTACGTGGGGCTGATCGGCAAGTGGCTGCTGGTGTACGGCAGCCACAACGATCTGAAGCCGCTGCAGACGATCTACATCAAGTGCATCAAGCTGGACCTAAGCCTGAACGAGCAGATCAACGAGAAGCACCTGTTCCAGATCATTACACAAAGCGACTCGAAGGTACACTTCCTGTCGCCCAGCTTCCAAGACCTGAACGAATGGATCGTTGCGATCGAGAACAATCTGATCGAACGGGTGGCCGATCGGCCGGTGGAGGAATGCGCCGCCTTGCAAGCGTGCCGTAAACTACCCTTACCACCTTGTCCCGTGCCTGTGGGCGACGGGAAGGATGAGCCGGATCAGCGTGCGGCGAACCAGGTGGAGGATGGAATTTACGAGGAACCGTCGTTGTGTCTCAAGACGGAAGCCATCGCGAAGGCTAAGGCGCACGGGTACGACACACCCAAGCCGTGCTGTGGCAAGGTGGCAGAGAATGTGCCCGTTGGTACCAACGGTGGAGTTTGCAGTAAAGAAAGTGTAAGTAACTCACCTGCAAGCAGTAAAAAGCCTGATTTGCCAGCGAAAAGCCCCGATACGGGTGGAGGAACAACTGCTACACCCACGCCTGTGAAGAGTTGGCTCAGGAATCGTTTCAACCGATCGGCCCCGGAACCGGGGGAGGTGAAACTGTCCAAGAAAGCGCTGAAAAAGCTATCGTTTGAAGAGCTGCCCACGTCGGAGGGTAGCGCCGGCAGCGTCGAGCCGAAGTCGCCTTCGAAGTCGCCAGTGCAGCCGGCGCCGCCTTCGCCCAAATTCACCCTCACCACTACGCCCACCAGCAAGGGTACGAAAATAAACATGATCATTAGTCAGCTGGAGGCGAACGGGCAGCTGAACCTGCTTTCCAAGCGGCTGAACGACACGACCAAACGGTACACGTGGGTAACGGACGGTGTCACCGGTTGATGGAGCGTCGGCACGGTGCTGTTTCATTTTAAGTTTTATCTTTTTCGAATAAACGAAGTGCAATGTGATCTTAGCTGaacaataaaaccaaattCAATGTGAAGCACATCTCAGGGGTGGGGAaatattttcctttctctcttctttgAGCAAAATTCTATAGAAAACTTCCCTTCGAAAATTTAACTGGAAATGTCAAACGAAAACAtagagctgtcaaaacggTGCTAGGGGCGcaaaaaaacatcgcatgccagatgtaaacaaacgtctgCCCGAAACAACAGCAGGCTCTGTGCGAAAtagtttcctttccttccgaAAACACCTGAAGCAGGAAAATGAATATTAtttaatagaaataaaacCTTCCAGACTTCCAGTACGGTAAGTGTATTATCTCGCCGAAGACAGTAAATTGTGCCAATCGTTGTAGCTTACCCGCTTATCACACCTCACAGTCTGCTTCCGTCGTTCTACTGATCGGCTGGCAACTTTGATGGGATCGGCGGAACCACGGTCCCGTGCCTGGACTGGGGGCGAGCAATGGAGCATGACCCAAACCTGAGATCGGAACATTCGGTGCTGCGGTcgtttttgctgtttcgcaACACCACCGAGCGGACGGTGGACGTGTACTGGGTGAACTACTCCTCCCGGTTCATCCACTACACGACGCTGAAACCGAAGACGGGCTGCATGGTTAACACGTACGTTACGCACCCGTGGGTGTTCAAGGACCGGCAGTCGGACGAGCGGATGCACGTACGGCACCAGCCCGTCTACCTGCCCGAACCGTGGTACACAAACTTCAACAGTGCCGGGCGGCTGACGAGAAAGGAGGTGAACATTCACTTTCCCGTGCGCACACTGATGGACAACTGTCTGTGGCGCATCGTCGCCCTGCTAGCGGACAAGGAGGAAAGTGCACTGCACGAACTGGAGATACCACGCGTGCTCAAGCAGGAGCTGGCGGAGAAGCGAAACAATAAAGtaaggaaaaaatgaaaacactaACCACTGGCAGCAGTCCTTCCGCTCATCGATCGGAGAATTGTTcgagaaagagaacgaaagaaacgTACGTTGAAAAACTCCACGCCGTAAGTAACCACGCCGATTTTGAAATGATCATGTtccatttattgtttttccattGCACACAACTAGGTATATTGCCCCTTTCTTTTTGCGCGTGGTGTTCGGGTTTACACACTTTAACCGTGACATTAACATGCTTCGCTCTACATTTAACGTTGCCTGTAGTACGACGAACGCAGCACCGGTTGCGCCAACTAATCAAGAGTTACCGGTTGCGACCGGAACAGCCGCGAGAAATATCATCATACTttcttattcattttatttataacgACCGATTCCGAGACGATTGGAATACATACATTCACAAAATTGGGGTGCACAATATGCTAGAGCTTCTTTACTGTTTCCATTCcgctttcattttcttttctctaACAACAAATGATCGCTACTATCATGtttaaaaggttttttttttctctactgGCAATAGGTACACCATATCTAACTGAAATAGAACATATTTCTCATACACTTGCCGCACACACTATACGCACACTTCCAGCTGCGGAAGCGCAcgatgtgtctgtgtgtgagtgtgtatgttgatatatttttgtgtggtttgccTAATAGTGtccattaaaaattgtttgttcattttgtACTCTTTTTTGTAGTCGCTTTTCCATTCGCAACATCCCACAATTGTCCGTTACTATTCTCTTAATGATGTGCCGTCGAAATATTTCTAACTTTCTGCCCTACAGAAGTGTCGCCTAAATCGTCGGGGAAAGGATCTCTTGACACCGGTTCAATGTATCCTTTaccctgtctctctctttctctctttctctttttacGAATACTATATCTTATCTGTTCGACTATCGCGGGTTTATTACATTTTGTACAACATAATGCGttaccgttttgttttttttccgttttccatAGACTAAAACGACCATTGGGTTTGTGACTTGATAAATGGATGTACCGAGCATCACATTGCCCCTATCCAATCCTGGCTGAACGTATACTAAAACATAATCCTACTCATAATATGTGGTACGGGACTGAAATGCTTTCCAAACCACTTTTCAAGTGATTTGCGTTTCGAAGGCATGCTTCCAGCTGCTATGCTTTCTATATGGCGCACGAGAGCTTCGCAAGAACCGTGTCGGCATTGGTAATCATAACCGAAACACTtgacctttgttttttttgcttctttgccCATTTCCCCAGTGCACACAGCACACCTCGGTTCGGTCCCCTTTTAGCTGTGGAACTTCTCAATGTGCCGGGACAAGGTTTGGGGCGTCTTGAAGACGTTATAGCAGTAGGTGCAGATCAGCTTCGGCTGCACGTTGAAGGTGTTGTTCAGCGTGTTCGAGATGCCGAACAGGTTTTGCGTCTGGGCCAGCATGTTGGCCTGCAGCTCCGTCTTAATTCTATTGAAATTGCTCATCTTGTCCTGCGGAAAGAGAACGACGGGGATTTGGTTTTGTTACAATTTATGTAAGCTCAGTAGGAGGAAAAAACAAGGTTTTAAAAAGCAAGAAAGAACAgaaaatcacaaacacacaggtgGACCGATGAAACACAGGAAGATGAAATAACAAGCCAAGCAACGAATCAACagcataaaaaaagcaaaactgaaAACTTTATGCAAAAAGATCATTTAAGCAGTATATGAATGATCTTTTAAGCACAGTTTTTCTAGAAGAGCagttaaagaaaacaaataatttaataatcttacaaaaacacaacaagaaGAGAAgacagaagaaagaaagaaagaaagggtCCCCCACATATAAACAAAAGCAGCGCACTATGTGAACTAATATGCAAACAAGCAggaaagaaaggcaaaaaaaaacccctggaGTGGGtgtgttattaaattatttccgAAAGTAAATGAAACATAAGAAAAAGGTTAGcaaaataagataaaactATTTATTCGGATTTGCGCTTTACGTCAAGGTTTTGATCGATGTCGACTTTCATGGCCATGTCTGGTCGTTGCTGTAAGtgtagttgctgctgctgttgttgctgctgctgttgatgtagatgttgttgttgctgttgttgttgctgctgctgctgctgctgatgtgaTTGCacttgttgttgctgttggttcaGCTGCTCGCTTATATTGAGCAAATCGGATACCTGCACCGCAAAGGgcgtggaaaaaaaacaaacaaacaaaaaaccagcaTTATTTGTCTGATATGCCGCCATGAAAGGGCTGTGTAGCAAAACGGTAGGGACAGcgcaaacgaaaaaacaagGTACGAATTACGTGCAAAGCGGGCatgcaaaactaaaaaacggGGACAAAAGCTAACCAACTCACGGATAAAACCTTTAGCTTGCCGTCCccgttgccgttgccgttCGCCAGCTGCTGGTTGGCCTGGTTGATCTGGTTCTGATATGACTGGAAGCTGGCATTCATCACCGAGGCGGCCGGATGCAGCTGCGAGTGCAGCAGATGCGGTGGCAccgacggtggcggtggcgtttCGATCCCCCCGTTCAGTCCGTGCAGCCCGTGCTGGATCAGCTTCTTGTCGTCCACCGGCAGTGACAGTGGGAGGGCGATCGGTAACCCGTGCGCCATCCGCAAATGGTTGCTCAACCCGTCCGCCGTGTCGAACGAATCGTTGCAGTTGTGATAGTGGCAGAAGTGCTTCGGCGCCTTGTTTCCGTCGGGCAGAGCGCCCAGCTTCTTGAGATCGACGGCGGGATGGTGCATCTGCATGTGCTTCGTGAGGTGGTTCTTCATGGTGAAACCTTCGCTGCAGCTAATCACCGGGCAGGTTAGGTATCTGGGAGTgttgcgaagaaaaaaaacagtacaaaaACTGATTAAGAACATTGGTTGTGGAAAGAGCTTCGTGTTCGGTTCCCCCGAAAAAGAAACCGGGAGATCCCTCTTTAATCGATTGCTGATGAAGTTGAAACTGCCGTACAACGACGAACACGAATCACGACGCAACGCAACGCTCGGGAAAGGCAACACCGCAGAGAAGCCGCCGGATCGAGTGGAAAACCGGCACGTCCGGGGGTGCCCCtatgccgccaccgccgccgtctAGCCTTCTTACCTCCCGTCGACGTGCCTCTGCACGTGCTTCTTCAACAGCACCTCGTCGTTAAATGTCATCGAGCACATGGTGCAGGCGTAATCGCCGTGCTGCTTCatgtgcagcagcaggtgcGACTCTTGTATAAACTTTTCCTCACACTTGGTGCACGAGTAGCCGAAATTGGTCCCGTGAATTTTCatgtgctgctgcagatgcGACTGCTGCTTGAACGACTTATCGGGGCACTGCGGACAGAAAAACCCTCTAGTCGAACTGTGGTTGGTAATTAAATGAAGGTTCAATTGAGTAACTTGGCTAAACTTGCGCGGACACTGGTTGCATACGTACAGGGTGGTTTTGTGGTGCGTTTTCATATGGTTGTTTAAGTTTGTGACCTGCAAATGGGGACAAAAGGAAGGGGGTCGTTGTATTACTGTGACTTCCGTCCACCACATTGGCTGGCTTCTCAAGGGCTTCTCCCTTACCTGAGCAAATGAGCGGCCACAGTTTGATTCTATACAAACGTACGGTCTTTCGCCCGTATGCAATCGTCGATGATTGTTCAGATTGGTAATCTACAGAGTAGTAGTGGGGGGTGAAATTAAGAAcacaaaattatattttaaattcagGTTCTGACCACGCCATCGTTTTCTATAAACGAACACTCACCTGAGTAAAGGCTTTTCCACAGTCGACGCACACGTATGGTCGTTCGTTGGTGTGAATGCGAACGTGGTTGCGCAGATTAGCTTGCTGGGTGAAACCTACCGAACATCCAAGCGTATCGTAAGCAATCttgttttaataaacattAATCGAGTTGTTCCTACCTTTTTGGCAAAACTCGCACACATATTTCTTCTCCGCCGAGTGATTCCGGATGTGATTGAGCAGGGAGGTTTTCCGGCTGAAAGTCTTGTTGCAGATTGGGCAGCTTCCTTCCTCACCATCGAGCACTTCGTTCTGCAATCAAAGCAAGCACACGCATACAGATTAGCTAAACGATGTTTAACCAGGAAGATCCTTAACGGCCGTTCAAAACCTTCAAACCAAAACCGTTCAAAGCTTCTTACATCGATGGTCTGCAGAGTTGCCTCGAGATCGAAGTGTGCCTGTGACGAGGATAAAACCAATGGAAACGAATCACAAACAAGCTTTCGCACACAAATTGTTGCTTCACAACTTACCAGCTTCTTCGAGTTTGGATCCCCTTGATTGACCTGTTCGAGGGGGAGAAGAAAGGATTCACGAAATAATAACGAACCAATTCAGGACCAACTCCGCGTGGCTGTGGGCACGCTGCCTGAAAAACTACTCACGGTATTGCccagcagcaccggcaggTTGGAGCCGGTGGGTACCATCGTGGGACGGGAGCCATCGTAGAAGTTGGGCATCATCCCTTTGGAGATTCCTTTAAAACGTACACGATTCAATAAATACGGCCGTGTTCGGGCCAACGGGGGCGGCGTTCGCGGTGAGTACTGCAAAACGGAGACAGGAAAGAACCGAGATGCAATTCCGTGATTAATCTCGCTTGCACTACGCTGCCGTAGGAAAGGTGTGTTCTGTTTCTGAAAGCCCGTTGTTTCGTTTCGGGTTTGCTGCTATAAATATCTTCGCCCTCCCCCCTAGTTCCTTGGAGTGTGTGTGGCCACTCTCTCTTGTTCGCAACTCAAGCCGAGAACCATTTTCAGTGCCCGTGCCTGTCTGGCCCTGTCCATTTGCTACGCACTGgttgtgagtttgtgtggaATTACCTGCCGTGCCGTGCCTAGCAAAGCATTTTCGCTGCCGTcgaattgttgtttttgtgtgtttttttttctagcgaTGCAAGCGATTTGTTCTTAAGTAAACACAATTGtaatgaaaaaaattgtttgacAGTGGGCAAAGCGTATTTTACACCGatcgcttttttttcctctctctctctttacttTGGGATATTTTTTCTATGTTTAACGGGCTGTCAAAACGGCGCGGAGGGTTTTTTAGCTGCAGAATTTCATCGAAAATATCCCTCCGGCATTGGTGTGCGGTCTGAGCGTGCACGCTGCACCATGGTGTATGATAATGgtttatttatgatttttgaATTAATTATAAAGAGGAACTATTTTTTGTAGCTCATACTTAATtagcaccacaaacacacgaagGAAACATGTGTGAAAGTTCAACATGTTCTGATCTGATTTTCAGATATTATTTTTACGCAGCGCGATACTTGCTAGAGCACAGCCTCAGTCCAGACAAACGCACAGTGGGCACAGAAGGATGCGACAACGGctaaacattttgaattttgaatcaTTCATCATCGAAACGTGTTTGATGCGGGGTCGTGCTACAAAACCTATAAAGCTTCCAGGCATTGCTCTATTAAATGAGAATTGCGAATAGACTCGTTTAACGAACTCCGTGTTTAAAGTCACacgaacacaaaacaaaatttgtgttATTGAAAATTCTGTGAATTATTAAACGTGATAGTTTTGATTCAATCTTTGGGGCGGTTCCGTGGCAAAGTCGTTAAtttgtacgacttaacaacatgcccgacaTGGGGTCAAGCCTAGAATTGATCgttcgaaagcctgtataggctgggCTGGGCATGTTCGCATAGAACGTTACGCCAAGTAGAGTTTTGCTTcaagtaaaaaaatgtaagaaCATGTTGAAACTATAACAGAAGCAAATTTACATCCATTTCACCTATGGATGTATTGTCATATGGTCTGAGGATCTTGGCCTGCAATATTAAGGTTTTTGAATGACTAAAACTGAATTTGGTTGCCATTTCGAGAAAGAGGAGCATTAAGAAGCTTTCTTGATTATGTGAAACCACACTGCAATCAGACAACTCCAGGGCATATCAATATAGTTACACAAAAGACTGACGTTTCAGTTATAAATTACCCCTTTTGGAAAGTTTTCATAGATTCAAAGTTTGAATAAGTCAACCGACCACTTATTATATGTCATTCTACATAAATTTGGTTACAATATCTTCAAACCCTCGTTTCGTGTTCACACTATTGAAAATACTACAAAACTTGTTGTACATTAAAATGCTAttattaagcaatacggcctttttggaccgttcctcctgaataaaaaaaatgctattacAATTCATCCATTTTGCACAGAGCATAAAGTGGTTCAGTTACTAAATAGACTATCTATCAATCCAATCTTAAGTCGAAAAACCTAAACCCAAAACAACTCCAAGGAACTTCCTGCCGATACGAAACTTTGCAACCGTTAGCACTCAGTGGGGTGGA encodes the following:
- the LOC1273465 gene encoding zinc finger protein 140 isoform X6 — protein: MDIDTLYLQLLLLLKQGISKGMMPNFYDGSRPTMVPTGSNLPVLLGNTVNQGDPNSKKLAHFDLEATLQTIDNEVLDGEEGSCPICNKTFSRKTSLLNHIRNHSAEKKYVCEFCQKGFTQQANLRNHVRIHTNERPYVCVDCGKAFTQITNLNNHRRLHTGERPYVCIESNCGRSFAQVTNLNNHMKTHHKTTLYVCNQCPRKFSQVTQLNLHLITNHSSTRGFFCPQCPDKSFKQQSHLQQHMKIHGTNFGYSCTKCEEKFIQESHLLLHMKQHGDYACTMCSMTFNDEVLLKKHVQRHVDGRYLTCPVISCSEGFTMKNHLTKHMQMHHPAVDLKKLGALPDGNKAPKHFCHYHNCNDSFDTADGLSNHLRMAHGLPIALPLSLPVDDKKLIQHGLHGLNGGIETPPPPSVPPHLLHSQLHPAASVMNASFQSYQNQINQANQQLANGNGNGDGKLKVLSVSDLLNISEQLNQQQQQVQSHQQQQQQQQQQQQQHLHQQQQQQQQQQLHLQQRPDMAMKVDIDQNLDDKMSNFNRIKTELQANMLAQTQNLFGISNTLNNTFNVQPKLICTYCYNVFKTPQTLSRHIEKFHS
- the LOC1273465 gene encoding zinc finger protein 611 isoform X3, translating into MDIDTLYLQLLLLLKQGKYSPRTPPPLARTRPYLLNRVRFKGISKGMMPNFYDGSRPTMVPTGSNLPVLLGNTVNQGDPNSKKLAHFDLEATLQTIDNEVLDGEEGSCPICNKTFSRKTSLLNHIRNHSAEKKYVCEFCQKGFTQQANLRNHVRIHTNERPYVCVDCGKAFTQITNLNNHRRLHTGERPYVCIESNCGRSFAQVTNLNNHMKTHHKTTLSTRGFFCPQCPDKSFKQQSHLQQHMKIHGTNFGYSCTKCEEKFIQESHLLLHMKQHGDYACTMCSMTFNDEVLLKKHVQRHVDGRYLTCPVISCSEGFTMKNHLTKHMQMHHPAVDLKKLGALPDGNKAPKHFCHYHNCNDSFDTADGLSNHLRMAHGLPIALPLSLPVDDKKLIQHGLHGLNGGIETPPPPSVPPHLLHSQLHPAASVMNASFQSYQNQINQANQQLANGNGNGDGKLKVLSVSDLLNISEQLNQQQQQVQSHQQQQQQQQQQQQQHLHQQQQQQQQQQLHLQQRPDMAMKVDIDQNLDDKMSNFNRIKTELQANMLAQTQNLFGISNTLNNTFNVQPKLICTYCYNVFKTPQTLSRHIEKFHS